Proteins encoded by one window of Monoglobus pectinilyticus:
- the rpsI gene encoding 30S ribosomal protein S9 yields the protein MADSVQYYGTGRRKSSVARVRLVPGTGKITINKRDIDDYFGLETLKVVVRQPLDATKTLGKFDVLINVNGGGFTGQAGAIRHGIARALLEVDDEFRPVLKSAGYLTRDPRMKERKKYGLKAARRAPQFSKR from the coding sequence ATGGCAGATTCAGTACAGTATTACGGAACAGGCAGAAGAAAGAGTTCTGTTGCCAGGGTTAGATTGGTGCCCGGCACAGGTAAGATTACAATAAACAAGAGAGATATTGACGATTACTTTGGTCTTGAAACTCTGAAGGTTGTAGTTCGCCAGCCGCTGGACGCTACAAAAACCTTAGGCAAGTTTGATGTTTTGATTAATGTTAACGGCGGAGGATTTACAGGACAGGCCGGAGCTATCCGTCATGGTATAGCAAGAGCTCTTCTTGAAGTTGATGATGAGTTCAGACCTGTTTTAAAGAGTGCAGGATACCTCACACGTGACCCACGTATGAAGGAAAGAAAGAAATACGGACTCAAAGCAGCCCGCCGTGCACCACAGTTCTCAAAGAGATAA
- the brxL gene encoding BREX system Lon protease-like protein BrxL gives MQEKLRECFDEMVVYKDLKKSNFFSALSLPSFLRDWLLKKFGDDEGNFDIDELTDFIHTYLPRKDEWISIKNRIIVENERVKILTKITVDINIKNQEITFALPDFGLTNKETIIEPYVWEECKDELVKGKETWGVVELGYRLPDEELKMPGKIKLTNFTNFCPYTIDLDYYKDVRSEFTVSEWIDVLLGAIDYNADGYEDEHQKLAMLTRLLPFIEKRLNLIELAPKGTGKSYLFGRVSKFGWLSSGGVMSRAKMFYDISKRTQGLVCNNDYVALDEVQTISFTDIDEMRAALKGYMESGVFTVGNYEGVADSGIILLGNISQDNMDEYKSMFSELPTAFHESALLDRFHGFIKGWDIPRMHDDLKISSWALNSEYFCTIMHMLRDDASYRAIVDKLVEVPEHSDTRDTEAVKRICTAYLKLLFPNVRSVDDVNVREFNRYCLRPATKMRGIIKIQLGILDSEFKGKNVPSFSVRDISNEN, from the coding sequence ATGCAAGAAAAACTTAGAGAATGCTTTGATGAAATGGTTGTTTATAAAGACCTTAAAAAAAGCAATTTCTTTTCGGCTTTAAGTTTACCGTCTTTCCTTCGAGATTGGTTGTTAAAAAAATTTGGTGACGATGAAGGTAATTTTGATATAGACGAACTTACAGATTTTATTCACACTTATCTCCCCCGTAAGGATGAGTGGATAAGTATAAAAAATCGAATCATTGTAGAAAACGAACGAGTAAAGATTCTTACAAAGATTACGGTCGATATTAACATTAAAAATCAAGAAATCACATTTGCTTTACCGGACTTTGGCTTAACAAATAAAGAAACGATCATTGAACCATATGTTTGGGAAGAGTGCAAAGATGAATTGGTTAAAGGAAAAGAGACTTGGGGTGTTGTCGAATTAGGCTACAGGTTGCCGGATGAAGAACTAAAGATGCCGGGTAAAATCAAGTTGACTAATTTCACTAATTTTTGTCCGTATACAATAGATCTTGATTATTACAAAGATGTAAGAAGCGAATTTACTGTCAGTGAATGGATTGATGTTTTATTGGGGGCAATTGACTATAATGCTGATGGCTATGAAGATGAACATCAAAAGTTAGCTATGCTAACTCGATTGTTGCCATTTATTGAAAAAAGACTCAACTTGATAGAACTTGCACCAAAGGGTACTGGTAAATCATACTTGTTTGGGCGAGTAAGTAAATTTGGATGGCTTTCTTCTGGTGGAGTAATGTCCAGAGCAAAAATGTTTTATGACATTAGCAAAAGGACACAAGGACTTGTGTGCAATAACGACTATGTAGCATTAGATGAAGTTCAGACCATTTCCTTTACTGATATAGATGAAATGAGAGCAGCACTAAAAGGCTATATGGAGTCTGGCGTTTTTACGGTAGGAAATTATGAAGGTGTGGCAGATTCAGGAATTATTCTGTTAGGAAATATTAGTCAGGATAATATGGACGAATATAAAAGTATGTTTTCCGAATTACCTACTGCTTTTCACGAAAGTGCATTATTAGACAGATTCCACGGTTTTATTAAAGGATGGGATATTCCAAGAATGCACGATGATTTAAAAATTTCCAGTTGGGCATTAAACTCAGAGTATTTTTGTACGATTATGCATATGCTTCGTGATGATGCCAGTTATCGTGCTATTGTTGATAAATTGGTAGAAGTTCCGGAACATTCTGACACAAGAGATACTGAAGCTGTAAAAAGAATATGTACTGCGTATCTAAAACTCTTGTTCCCTAATGTTCGTTCTGTTGATGATGTAAATGTTCGTGAATTTAATCGCTATTGTTTAAGACCTGCTACAAAAATGAGAGGAATTATAAAGATTCAGCTCGGTATTCTTGATTCTGAATTTAAGGGTAAAAATGTACCAAGTTTTTCGGTGAGGGATATTAGTAATGAAAATTGA
- a CDS encoding tyrosine-type recombinase/integrase produces the protein MRFPNGYGSVVKLSGKRRNPYVVRKTAGWRYDKEKDKQVQEYIIIGYAPTKADGLQMLAEYNKNPFDVSSSKITFQEIFEKWSASKFPTISDSNVKGYKASYKLCGTLYNKVFKEIKLADLQYVVDTCGKNFPTLRKLKVLFGQMYEYALKNDVCNKNYAEFVDILKYKDRNPNRRDRNKFDKYELDRIWMQQEDKYYQIVLMLIYSGVRISEMLDLLKSDVYLDEQYFDVIDSKTENGTRKVPIADKVLPFFKAWYDDTDSEYLLHTENGEQFKYRNYYDSYFIPLMVNLGFDKTTHCCRHTCISMLAEAKVSQTTIKKIVGHSGAMTLTEKVYTHLDVRELIDAINKI, from the coding sequence TTGAGATTCCCCAACGGATATGGGAGCGTCGTAAAACTATCCGGCAAAAGAAGAAATCCTTATGTAGTCAGAAAGACGGCAGGCTGGCGATACGATAAGGAAAAGGACAAACAGGTGCAGGAATATATTATAATAGGTTATGCGCCTACAAAGGCAGACGGACTTCAAATGCTTGCAGAGTATAACAAAAATCCATTTGATGTATCTTCCTCAAAAATTACTTTCCAAGAGATTTTTGAAAAGTGGTCCGCAAGCAAATTTCCCACAATATCAGATTCTAATGTAAAAGGGTATAAGGCTTCATATAAACTATGCGGAACATTATATAACAAAGTATTTAAAGAAATTAAGCTTGCAGATTTGCAGTATGTAGTAGATACTTGTGGTAAGAATTTCCCTACATTAAGAAAGCTAAAGGTATTATTCGGTCAAATGTATGAATACGCATTAAAAAATGATGTGTGCAATAAGAATTACGCTGAATTTGTAGATATATTAAAATACAAAGACCGCAATCCTAACAGGAGAGATAGGAATAAATTTGACAAATATGAGCTTGACCGCATTTGGATGCAGCAAGAGGATAAATATTATCAAATTGTTCTTATGCTGATTTATTCGGGGGTCCGTATTTCTGAAATGCTTGATTTACTGAAAAGTGATGTTTACTTGGATGAACAATACTTTGATGTCATTGACAGTAAAACAGAAAATGGCACAAGAAAAGTCCCCATTGCAGATAAGGTATTACCATTCTTTAAAGCTTGGTATGATGATACCGATAGTGAATACCTTTTACATACTGAAAATGGAGAACAATTCAAATATCGTAATTACTACGACAGCTATTTTATACCTTTAATGGTAAACTTAGGCTTTGACAAGACCACACATTGTTGCCGTCATACTTGTATATCAATGCTTGCAGAAGCAAAAGTTTCCCAAACCACAATCAAAAAAATTGTAGGACATTCCGGTGCTATGACGCTCACCGAAAAAGTTTATACTCATTTAGATGTTAGGGAGTTAATAGATGCAATTAATAAAATCTGA
- a CDS encoding helix-turn-helix domain-containing protein produces the protein MSGNFFMMSNDIFNGDITPYEFTVYSYLMMKADRKTMNCYPTVGTIASACNMSKAQVHKVTASLEEKGLITKIKRYKNTQNGKKHQTSNIYVIEPLPTQYRGSASIIDTHSLSDKEGNNQE, from the coding sequence GTGAGTGGTAATTTCTTTATGATGAGTAATGATATTTTTAATGGTGATATAACCCCCTACGAGTTTACTGTGTATTCGTACCTTATGATGAAAGCGGACAGAAAAACCATGAACTGTTACCCGACTGTGGGAACAATCGCTTCGGCTTGTAATATGAGCAAAGCTCAGGTGCATAAGGTTACAGCCTCTTTAGAGGAAAAAGGGTTGATTACAAAAATCAAGCGATATAAGAATACGCAAAATGGTAAGAAGCATCAAACAAGTAACATCTATGTCATAGAGCCACTGCCTACACAATATAGAGGGAGTGCCTCTATAATAGATACCCACTCCCTATCTGACAAAGAGGGTAATAATCAAGAATAA
- a CDS encoding cysteine desulfurase family protein has product MKKLVYADNAATTKLDDEAFEAMKPYLLNDYGNASQPYSFSRASKKALKNARQIIAECINAQPEEIYFTSGGTESDNWAIKGTFFLNNKGRIITSEIEHHAILNSTKAIESMGCEVVYLKPTKEGLITIDELSKAVTKQTSLVSVMFANNEIGTIQPIKELAKIAHKSGALFHTDAVQAVGHIKLDVKDLDVDMLSASAHKFNGPKGIGFLYIKNGTPLIPYIDGGAQESSLRAGTENIASIVGMAYALKKNCEQIEKNTSKVRELEKDLLDLLGVSNNKEIIKNGGNNTLPGTISLSFKNQNGEAMLHRLDLKGICVSTGSACDGKDTNISHVLKAIKLDEKYANGTIRISLSKNNTKDEIMIIYEEIKRILQK; this is encoded by the coding sequence ATGAAAAAATTGGTTTACGCTGATAATGCAGCAACAACAAAACTTGATGATGAAGCTTTCGAAGCTATGAAACCATATTTGCTAAACGATTATGGCAATGCTTCACAACCCTATTCATTTTCAAGAGCAAGTAAAAAAGCTTTAAAAAATGCAAGGCAAATAATTGCAGAATGTATTAACGCCCAACCAGAAGAAATCTACTTTACTTCTGGTGGTACAGAAAGCGATAATTGGGCAATAAAAGGAACATTTTTCTTAAATAATAAAGGTAGAATTATTACATCTGAAATAGAACATCACGCTATTTTAAACAGCACTAAAGCTATTGAGAGTATGGGATGTGAAGTGGTCTATCTCAAACCAACAAAAGAAGGTTTAATAACAATAGATGAATTGTCTAAAGCAGTTACAAAACAAACAAGTTTAGTATCTGTAATGTTTGCAAATAATGAAATTGGTACTATACAACCAATTAAAGAATTAGCGAAAATTGCACATAAGTCGGGGGCGTTGTTTCACACTGATGCTGTACAAGCTGTTGGACATATAAAGCTCGATGTGAAAGACTTAGATGTTGATATGTTATCTGCATCTGCCCATAAATTTAACGGTCCTAAAGGAATAGGATTTCTATACATAAAGAACGGAACTCCGCTTATCCCCTATATTGACGGCGGAGCTCAAGAATCATCATTAAGAGCAGGTACAGAAAATATTGCCTCTATTGTTGGTATGGCTTATGCATTAAAGAAGAACTGTGAACAAATAGAAAAAAACACGAGTAAGGTAAGGGAACTGGAAAAAGATTTATTAGATTTACTTGGAGTTTCAAATAATAAGGAAATCATAAAAAATGGTGGCAATAATACACTACCGGGGACTATTAGTCTTTCATTTAAAAATCAGAATGGTGAAGCTATGCTCCATCGTTTAGACTTAAAGGGAATATGTGTTTCTACTGGTTCAGCTTGTGATGGTAAAGATACTAATATTTCTCACGTATTAAAAGCAATAAAATTAGACGAGAAATATGCGAACGGCACCATTAGAATTTCTTTGAGTAAAAATAACACAAAAGATGAAATTATGATAATTTATGAAGAAATTAAAAGAATTCTGCAAAAATAG
- the pglZ gene encoding BREX-4 system phosphatase PglZ — protein sequence MKLDACIKKITKYLASEIAQPLLVNVQNGDDLDRIVTHFSVDDNDIIDASEFCNKDELPRIETLLANISTEKKKCFLVGLTSFLRFYGEEEIKKYLVSIINMTISGHVVVMTYQCEKQLNFSDPRLSRSICLIDGDETSLPQIVFVSRELPVPSDECIVDGIEKVVKKIENSNEEKIFVITTKHKDTYPKSIYTIVDMSKAYEVIIGKDVVLSSLDETFGTSSQWDYLLTKMNSGKSFTEICDSEFGSHQSLEIAIPSYSGYSEQKKWLYYIALKLFGAKNNNCLSMAANNSKTYSQLIREVFRSILEKKHTDYDFNEFYQQRKSLLMAFGNPLNEVVDFCKVVLQKEEQAIYYLTDNTRQEKELIITLLEKYYQNTSKNEIEKILSLVYPDLYAYIRDYRYNVPLLDNYFSMYTYSKVINKVIPELEELMTQQARLREYNLILEPRTAKMDKIDKTDSQLYFMDAMGVEYLSYILAKCKEKELMANTTICCANLPSITSKNKEFVSDFETRGLLVNSIKELDEIKHHGTNDYDYRQRKQPIHIIRELEIIDETLDNIKLKLTQGNCEKAIMVSDHGASRLAVIHETENMWEMQSKGEHSGRCCPKTDADVKSEFATEEDGFWVIANYDRFKGGRKANVEVHGGATLEEVVVPIIEITKFAEDIEVSIIEKVITVSFRKKAAIRLFSKTKLQNVAVLIDGKYYDAKEQDNNMYLVDMPQLKKAKRYSVDVYASNNLIATGLSFEIKKESSQEKDLL from the coding sequence ATGAAACTTGATGCTTGTATAAAAAAGATAACTAAATATTTGGCATCAGAAATTGCTCAACCGTTACTTGTAAATGTTCAAAATGGTGATGATTTAGATAGAATAGTAACCCATTTCTCCGTGGATGATAATGACATTATTGATGCTTCTGAATTTTGCAATAAAGATGAGCTTCCTCGTATAGAAACCCTGTTAGCCAATATTTCAACCGAAAAGAAAAAATGTTTTCTTGTAGGGTTGACTTCATTTTTAAGATTCTACGGAGAAGAAGAAATAAAAAAATATTTAGTAAGCATCATCAATATGACTATTTCCGGTCACGTTGTAGTTATGACATATCAATGTGAGAAACAATTGAACTTTTCTGACCCAAGATTATCACGCAGTATTTGTTTGATTGATGGAGATGAGACGTCATTACCCCAAATAGTCTTTGTGTCGAGGGAACTACCAGTTCCTTCGGACGAATGTATCGTTGATGGAATTGAAAAGGTTGTCAAAAAAATTGAAAATTCAAATGAAGAAAAGATTTTTGTGATAACAACAAAACATAAGGATACATACCCAAAATCTATTTATACAATAGTAGATATGAGCAAAGCGTATGAGGTCATCATTGGAAAAGATGTTGTTTTATCTTCACTTGATGAAACATTCGGAACTTCAAGTCAATGGGACTATTTACTTACTAAAATGAATTCAGGGAAATCATTTACTGAAATATGTGACAGTGAGTTTGGCAGTCATCAAAGTCTTGAGATAGCAATCCCAAGTTATAGCGGATATTCTGAACAGAAAAAATGGTTATATTATATTGCATTAAAACTCTTTGGAGCCAAAAACAATAATTGTTTGTCAATGGCAGCAAATAATTCTAAAACATATTCGCAGTTAATAAGAGAAGTGTTTAGAAGCATATTGGAAAAGAAACATACAGATTATGATTTCAACGAGTTCTATCAACAAAGAAAATCTTTGCTAATGGCTTTCGGAAATCCATTAAATGAGGTTGTTGATTTTTGCAAGGTTGTTTTGCAAAAAGAAGAACAAGCTATTTATTACTTAACAGATAATACAAGGCAAGAAAAGGAACTTATAATAACCTTGCTTGAAAAGTATTATCAAAACACTTCTAAAAATGAAATAGAGAAAATACTCTCCCTCGTATATCCTGACCTATATGCTTATATTCGTGATTATAGATACAATGTGCCTTTATTGGATAATTACTTTTCTATGTATACATATAGCAAAGTAATTAACAAAGTAATTCCGGAATTAGAGGAACTAATGACACAGCAGGCAAGACTTCGAGAGTATAATTTGATACTTGAACCTCGAACTGCAAAAATGGATAAGATTGATAAAACTGATTCACAGCTATACTTTATGGATGCGATGGGTGTCGAATATCTGTCATATATTCTTGCTAAGTGTAAAGAGAAAGAACTGATGGCTAATACAACAATCTGTTGTGCTAATTTACCATCTATCACAAGTAAGAACAAAGAATTTGTAAGTGATTTCGAAACAAGAGGACTTTTAGTAAATTCAATAAAAGAACTGGATGAAATCAAACATCACGGCACTAACGATTACGATTACAGACAGAGAAAACAACCTATTCACATAATACGAGAGCTAGAAATTATTGACGAAACGCTTGATAATATCAAATTAAAGCTAACTCAAGGGAACTGTGAAAAAGCTATTATGGTATCAGACCACGGTGCTAGTAGATTGGCAGTAATACACGAAACTGAAAATATGTGGGAAATGCAGTCAAAGGGAGAACACTCTGGAAGATGTTGCCCTAAAACCGATGCAGATGTGAAAAGTGAATTTGCAACAGAAGAAGATGGTTTTTGGGTTATTGCTAATTATGACCGCTTCAAAGGTGGCAGAAAAGCAAATGTTGAGGTGCACGGAGGTGCTACTTTAGAAGAGGTTGTAGTGCCTATTATTGAAATCACTAAATTTGCTGAGGATATTGAAGTGTCTATTATCGAAAAAGTTATTACAGTTAGCTTTAGGAAAAAAGCAGCTATAAGACTATTTTCTAAGACAAAACTACAAAACGTTGCGGTTCTTATTGACGGAAAGTATTATGACGCTAAAGAACAAGATAATAATATGTACCTTGTAGATATGCCACAGTTAAAAAAAGCTAAGAGATATAGTGTTGATGTTTATGCATCAAATAATTTAATTGCTACCGGCTTATCTTTTGAAATTAAGAAAGAAAGCTCACAAGAAAAAGATTTGCTATAA
- a CDS encoding TnpV protein, with the protein MKERFIENGIEYVKKGDYYIPNLKVPECKYEIGKYGRLRKQYLKSNKPCQYSMLLITGKLFDHLHEVDEQAQQILDQFIKSAELTAPDKATHQMEWIGHFNNAKAYAEEIIFSEIIYI; encoded by the coding sequence ATGAAAGAAAGATTTATAGAAAACGGAATTGAGTATGTAAAAAAAGGAGATTATTATATCCCCAATTTGAAAGTTCCTGAGTGTAAGTACGAGATTGGAAAGTACGGAAGATTAAGAAAGCAATATTTGAAATCAAACAAACCTTGTCAATACAGCATGCTTCTTATAACCGGAAAACTGTTTGACCATTTGCATGAGGTTGATGAGCAGGCACAGCAAATTTTAGACCAATTTATTAAGTCGGCAGAGCTGACTGCTCCCGACAAGGCTACACATCAAATGGAATGGATTGGACATTTTAATAACGCAAAGGCATATGCAGAGGAAATTATCTTTAGCGAGATAATTTATATTTAA
- a CDS encoding helix-turn-helix domain-containing protein: protein MNELNKLVGERIAQIRKYNRINQSDLADKLGKSLRTVQKYESGEIDIPLSTLAEIAEVLNTTLNYLIGYDASHIKVETLSDVLAFFFEMDRKNEISYNMEIKRVGKDGKWQCSFTFDGQDEEAMYNADFCIVMETFLNNREALKTYWMDYEAYQAWEDMKIESYSKCTLTDKVYEKLDRRTFIERRNELDRQKLQKLREEEAKKALQNDDDEQ, encoded by the coding sequence GTGAACGAATTAAATAAACTTGTTGGCGAACGAATTGCCCAAATTCGTAAGTATAATCGAATAAATCAATCAGATTTAGCGGATAAGCTTGGTAAATCACTAAGGACGGTTCAAAAGTACGAAAGCGGAGAAATTGACATTCCTCTTTCGACATTAGCAGAAATTGCGGAAGTATTGAATACTACACTTAATTATTTGATAGGGTATGATGCATCTCATATAAAAGTTGAAACCTTATCTGATGTTCTTGCATTTTTCTTTGAAATGGATAGAAAAAATGAAATTTCTTATAATATGGAAATTAAAAGAGTTGGTAAAGACGGGAAATGGCAATGCTCTTTTACATTTGATGGTCAAGATGAGGAAGCTATGTACAACGCTGATTTCTGCATTGTTATGGAAACATTTTTAAATAACAGAGAGGCGTTAAAAACTTATTGGATGGACTATGAAGCATATCAAGCATGGGAAGATATGAAAATTGAATCATACAGTAAATGCACCCTTACAGATAAGGTATATGAAAAATTGGATAGAAGAACATTTATAGAACGCCGTAATGAATTGGATAGGCAAAAATTACAAAAGCTTCGTGAAGAAGAGGCAAAAAAAGCACTACAAAATGATGATGACGAGCAATAA
- a CDS encoding relaxase/mobilization nuclease domain-containing protein — translation MEYASDDYKTEKRLFVSGVNVTPDTATHKMQQTKLRFGKTNGIIAFHAIQSFKPGEVTPEIAHSVGVKLAKEIWGDRFEVVVATHLNKEHIHNHFVINSVSFVDGKKYYDNTANYNRMRKVSDRLCEEHNLSVIRNPKGKAKHYAEWYAENNGYPTIRGQVRDEIDEIIKMSYTMDIFWKTLKKRGYEIKDCRKYIAVKPTFAERYLRIDNLGERYTAEAIKQRISNARNGIKEFYAPTLDYNFWLKKYEPVKLKGFKALYYHYLYLFGRIRKRETPQRVSFYMRDELIKFERYQKQFRFLYDNDLETTEQLQNRKISAQAEIEELISKRKTIYGNPEKDNERSKINKRLEKLRKDVRMCKNIEVDSKRISERYKRALELEEDSKRENENKRKGIAYMTKNR, via the coding sequence ATGGAATATGCTTCGGATGATTATAAAACGGAAAAAAGATTGTTTGTATCGGGTGTCAATGTTACACCCGATACTGCAACACATAAAATGCAACAAACGAAATTAAGATTTGGTAAAACGAATGGTATAATTGCATTCCATGCCATACAGAGCTTTAAACCTGGCGAGGTAACTCCTGAAATTGCTCATAGTGTTGGTGTAAAGCTTGCAAAGGAAATTTGGGGAGATAGATTTGAGGTGGTAGTTGCAACTCACCTTAACAAAGAGCATATACATAATCACTTTGTAATTAATTCTGTTTCGTTTGTTGATGGCAAGAAGTATTACGATAATACTGCTAATTATAATCGTATGCGAAAGGTGTCGGACAGACTTTGCGAGGAACATAATCTGTCAGTAATACGAAATCCAAAAGGTAAAGCCAAACATTATGCAGAGTGGTATGCCGAAAATAATGGATATCCCACAATACGAGGTCAGGTAAGAGATGAAATTGATGAAATAATCAAGATGTCGTATACAATGGATATATTTTGGAAAACGCTCAAAAAGCGAGGTTATGAAATTAAAGATTGCAGAAAGTATATTGCTGTTAAGCCCACATTTGCAGAAAGATATTTACGAATTGATAACCTTGGCGAGAGATACACAGCAGAAGCAATAAAACAGCGTATATCCAATGCTCGTAATGGTATAAAAGAATTTTATGCACCTACACTGGATTATAATTTTTGGCTTAAGAAATATGAACCTGTAAAGCTTAAAGGATTTAAGGCCTTGTATTATCATTATCTGTATCTGTTTGGACGAATACGCAAAAGAGAAACACCGCAGAGAGTATCGTTTTATATGCGTGATGAACTCATCAAATTTGAGCGTTATCAAAAGCAGTTTCGTTTTCTGTATGATAATGATTTGGAAACAACGGAACAGCTGCAAAACCGAAAAATATCTGCACAAGCTGAAATTGAAGAATTGATAAGCAAACGAAAAACAATATATGGCAATCCCGAAAAGGACAATGAGAGATCCAAAATCAACAAAAGACTAGAGAAACTTCGCAAGGATGTGCGTATGTGTAAAAATATTGAGGTTGATTCAAAGCGTATAAGTGAAAGATACAAAAGAGCTTTAGAGCTTGAAGAAGATTCAAAGCGAGAAAACGAAAATAAAAGAAAAGGCATAGCCTATATGACAAAAAATAGGTAA
- a CDS encoding ribbon-helix-helix domain-containing protein — protein sequence MRNRTKTFSVRLSEKEFENLEKAIKKCGITKSEFVRKTANRYLPKERPPNEYNKFITLLTEIGNELYGILGIAKSTGKLDVDKLEKQVKKFDEAILIINKFYTVPDKIKLKEGALK from the coding sequence ATGAGGAATAGAACAAAGACTTTTTCTGTAAGATTAAGTGAAAAAGAATTTGAAAATCTTGAAAAAGCAATCAAAAAATGCGGTATAACTAAATCTGAATTTGTAAGAAAAACAGCCAACCGATATTTACCAAAAGAGCGACCGCCAAATGAATACAATAAATTCATAACACTTTTAACGGAAATCGGAAATGAGCTGTATGGAATTTTAGGTATAGCAAAATCTACGGGCAAGCTTGATGTAGATAAGCTTGAAAAACAAGTAAAAAAATTTGACGAAGCAATTTTAATAATAAACAAATTTTATACCGTGCCGGATAAAATCAAATTAAAAGAAGGTGCTTTGAAATAG
- a CDS encoding helix-turn-helix transcriptional regulator: MAEYNKPRILYLKRILEEKTDEEHPLTTSQLIEILNTEFGIYAHRTTISKDIAALVDFGMDIVTIHSTQSKYFVASRKFELPELKLLIDAVESSKFITEKKSRALIDKIHSLTSEGQVSKLKRNNYVAERIKPDNEQIYYIVDTINDAINEGKKISFQYYDYTGLKKKVLKNKGEIYTLSPYHLVWSGDYYYVMGYSDKKNKVVTFRVDRIAANPKIIEADIVPQPDNFELADVIKKVFNMYDGQEVTVDLRCDNSLMKKMIDRFGEDVKILAYDMTSFRLLTDISVSPNFFGWVFGFGGKVQILAPKEVKEQYRQMIIHTAEEFE, encoded by the coding sequence ATGGCAGAATATAATAAACCAAGAATTTTATATCTCAAAAGAATATTAGAAGAAAAAACTGACGAGGAACATCCGCTAACTACAAGTCAGCTTATAGAAATATTAAATACAGAGTTTGGTATCTATGCCCATCGAACCACTATATCAAAAGATATTGCTGCCCTCGTAGACTTTGGGATGGACATCGTGACCATTCATTCGACTCAAAGCAAATATTTTGTTGCAAGCCGTAAGTTTGAGTTGCCGGAGTTGAAGCTGTTGATTGATGCAGTTGAATCTTCAAAGTTTATTACAGAAAAGAAAAGCAGAGCGTTAATTGACAAAATTCATTCTTTGACAAGCGAAGGTCAAGTATCTAAACTCAAAAGAAACAACTATGTAGCCGAACGGATTAAACCGGATAATGAGCAGATTTATTACATAGTGGATACCATAAATGACGCAATCAATGAAGGAAAAAAGATTTCATTTCAATATTATGACTATACCGGGCTGAAGAAAAAGGTACTGAAAAATAAAGGCGAAATCTATACCCTCAGTCCATATCACCTTGTTTGGAGCGGAGATTACTATTATGTAATGGGCTACTCCGATAAGAAGAATAAGGTTGTCACCTTCCGAGTAGACCGTATTGCTGCAAATCCGAAAATTATAGAAGCGGATATTGTACCTCAGCCGGATAACTTTGAGCTTGCTGATGTTATCAAAAAAGTGTTTAATATGTATGATGGTCAGGAAGTAACCGTTGACCTGCGCTGTGATAACAGTCTGATGAAAAAGATGATTGATCGTTTCGGGGAAGATGTTAAAATTCTTGCTTATGATATGACTTCATTCAGGCTTCTTACAGATATTTCTGTCAGCCCTAACTTTTTCGGATGGGTGTTTGGTTTCGGTGGCAAGGTTCAGATACTTGCACCTAAAGAAGTCAAAGAGCAGTATAGACAAATGATTATTCACACAGCAGAAGAATTTGAGTGA